A region from the Poecilia reticulata strain Guanapo linkage group LG12, Guppy_female_1.0+MT, whole genome shotgun sequence genome encodes:
- the dbh gene encoding dopamine beta-hydroxylase isoform X1, whose protein sequence is MRIFSKDVRLQDFTIMYFTGLAALMVILVASYQAPSNAVDVSSLKPSPSSSLPLLPMPFRMPLDPLGNLQLAWNISYATQEVYIQLRVAELRHGVVLGMSDRGELTNADLVVLWDNGTRSYFGDAWSDSKGHVSLDSHQDYELIEAKQKADGFYLLFKRPFSTCDPRDYVIEEGTVHVIYGLLDQPLASLGDLNLSRIHMGVQRVLMLRPDMPSPTLPPEVKTMDVLAPNVIIPNQETTYWCFIQKLPDDMPKNHIVMYESVITPGNEAIVHHIEVFECAPDVREVPQYSGSCDDKMKPKKLNFCRHVLAAWAMGAEAFYYPPDAGLAIGGPGSSRFLRLEVHYHNPLLISGRHDSSGIRLHYTHNLRRYDAGIMELGLVYTPVMAIPPKQHIFYLTGYCTSKCTRTALPPGGIYVFASQLHTHLAGRGVRTVLVRGGKELDVVQEDQHFSTEYQTIRVLKKMINILPGDVLITKCTYNTEDRSKPTVGGFGIMEEMCVNYIHYYPRTQLELCKSHVDPGYLQKYFSFINRFHGNDQCVCGDVGVTDQYAQLHWDDFAGEVLDSLYNTAPISMHCNQSTARLFPGEWEKQPLPEVTSILPKHRYPCEGGAESYS, encoded by the exons ATGAGGATCTTCAGCAAAGACGTCCGCCTTCAGGACTTCACCATTATGTATTTCACTGGCCTGGCTGCCTTGATGGTCATCCTAGTGGCTTCGTATCAGGCGCCCTCCAACGCCGTTGACGTGTCCAGCCTAAAGCCGAGCCCTTCCAGTTCTCTGCCACTTCTCCCCATGCCTTTCCGGATGCCTCTGGACCCACTTGGAAACCTGCAGCTGGCCTGGAACATCAGCTATGCCACCCAGGAGGTCTACATACAGCTGAGGGTTGCAGAGCTCAGACACGGGGTGGTCCTGGGGATGTCGGACCGCGGTGAACTCACCAACGCAGACCTGGTGGTGCTGTGGGACAATGGAACAAGGAGCTACTTTGGG GACGCATGGAGCGACAGCAAAGGCCACGTGTCACTGGATAGCCATCAAGACTACGAACTGATTGAAGCTAAACAGAAAGCTGATGGATTTTACTTGCTCTTCAAAAGACCTTTTAGTACCTGTGATCCCAGAGACTACGTCATAGAG GAAGGAACCGTACACGTCATCTACGGCTTGCTGGATCAACCACTTGCCTCTCTTGGAGATCTGAACCTGTCCAGAATCCACATGGGGGTACAGAGAGTGTTGATGCTTCGCCCTGACATGCCATCACCCACTCTGCCTCCAGAGGTGAAGACAATGGATGTTCTTGCTCCAAATGTCATCATACCAAACCAAGAAACTACCTACTGGTGCTTCATCCAGAAGTTGCCTGATGATATGCCCAAGAACCACATTGTCATG TATGAGTCTGTGATAACTCCAGGTAACGAAGCCATCGTGCATCACATTGAAGTGTTTGAGTGTGCACCAGATGTGCGGGAGGTACCACAGTACAGCGGCTCCTGTGACGACAAGATGAAACCCAAAAAGCTCAACTTTTGCCGCCATGTGCTGGCTGCGTGGGCAATGGGGGCCGAG GCTTTTTACTATCCCCCTGATGCAGGCCTGGCCATAGGTGGACCTGGTTCTTCAAGGTTTCTTCGTCTGGAAGTCCATTACCACAACCCTCTCCTTATATCTG GCAGGCATGATTCATCTGGGATACGACTGCATTACACTCACAACCTGAGGCGGTACGATGCAGGGATCATGGAGCTGGGCCTCGTTTACACTCCTGTCATGGCGATCCCTCCAAAGCAGCATATCTTCTATCTTACTGGGTATTGCACATCTAAGTGCACCCGGACT GCTTTGCCTCCAGGAGGTATCTATGTGTTTGCCTCCCAGCTGCACACCCACCTGGCTGGCCGTGGGGTCAGAACAGTTTTGGTGAGGGGAGGGAAAGAGCTGGACGTGGTACAGGAAGACCAACACTTCAGTACAGAGTACCAG ACAATCCGAGTTctgaagaaaatgataaatattttacca GGCGACGTCCTCATTACAAAGTGTACTTACAACACCGAGGACAGGAGCAAGCCTACAGTG GGAGGTTTTGGCATCATGGAGGAAATGTGCGTCAATTATATTCATTACTACCCTCGGACTCAACTGGAGCTCTGCAAGAGCCACGTTGACCCAGGGTacctgcagaaatattttagcttCATTAACAG GTTCCATGGAAAtgaccagtgtgtgtgtggtgatgTTGGTGTGACAGATCAGTATGCTCAGCTGCACTGGGACGATTTTGCCGGAGAAGTGCTGGACTCTCTTTATAACACGGCTCCCATCTCCATGCACTGCAATCAGTCCACTGCACGCCTCTTTCCT GGTGAATGGGAAAAACAGCCCCTGCCTGAAGTCACCTCCATCCTGCCAAAACATCGCTACCCCTGTGAAGGAGGTGCAGAGTCGTACAGCTGA
- the dbh gene encoding dopamine beta-hydroxylase isoform X2 — translation MRIFSKDVRLQDFTIMYFTGLAALMVILVASYQAPSNAVDVSSLKPSPSSSLPLLPMPFRMPLDPLGNLQLAWNISYATQEVYIQLRVAELRHGVVLGMSDRGELTNADLVVLWDNGTRSYFGDAWSDSKGHVSLDSHQDYELIEAKQKADGFYLLFKRPFSTCDPRDYVIEEGTVHVIYGLLDQPLASLGDLNLSRIHMGVQRVLMLRPDMPSPTLPPEVKTMDVLAPNVIIPNQETTYWCFIQKLPDDMPKNHIVMYESVITPGNEAIVHHIEVFECAPDVREVPQYSGSCDDKMKPKKLNFCRHVLAAWAMGAEAFYYPPDAGLAIGGPGSSRFLRLEVHYHNPLLISGRHDSSGIRLHYTHNLRRYDAGIMELGLVYTPVMAIPPKQHIFYLTGYCTSKCTRTALPPGGIYVFASQLHTHLAGRGVRTVLVRGGKELDVVQEDQHFSTEYQGDVLITKCTYNTEDRSKPTVGGFGIMEEMCVNYIHYYPRTQLELCKSHVDPGYLQKYFSFINRFHGNDQCVCGDVGVTDQYAQLHWDDFAGEVLDSLYNTAPISMHCNQSTARLFPGEWEKQPLPEVTSILPKHRYPCEGGAESYS, via the exons ATGAGGATCTTCAGCAAAGACGTCCGCCTTCAGGACTTCACCATTATGTATTTCACTGGCCTGGCTGCCTTGATGGTCATCCTAGTGGCTTCGTATCAGGCGCCCTCCAACGCCGTTGACGTGTCCAGCCTAAAGCCGAGCCCTTCCAGTTCTCTGCCACTTCTCCCCATGCCTTTCCGGATGCCTCTGGACCCACTTGGAAACCTGCAGCTGGCCTGGAACATCAGCTATGCCACCCAGGAGGTCTACATACAGCTGAGGGTTGCAGAGCTCAGACACGGGGTGGTCCTGGGGATGTCGGACCGCGGTGAACTCACCAACGCAGACCTGGTGGTGCTGTGGGACAATGGAACAAGGAGCTACTTTGGG GACGCATGGAGCGACAGCAAAGGCCACGTGTCACTGGATAGCCATCAAGACTACGAACTGATTGAAGCTAAACAGAAAGCTGATGGATTTTACTTGCTCTTCAAAAGACCTTTTAGTACCTGTGATCCCAGAGACTACGTCATAGAG GAAGGAACCGTACACGTCATCTACGGCTTGCTGGATCAACCACTTGCCTCTCTTGGAGATCTGAACCTGTCCAGAATCCACATGGGGGTACAGAGAGTGTTGATGCTTCGCCCTGACATGCCATCACCCACTCTGCCTCCAGAGGTGAAGACAATGGATGTTCTTGCTCCAAATGTCATCATACCAAACCAAGAAACTACCTACTGGTGCTTCATCCAGAAGTTGCCTGATGATATGCCCAAGAACCACATTGTCATG TATGAGTCTGTGATAACTCCAGGTAACGAAGCCATCGTGCATCACATTGAAGTGTTTGAGTGTGCACCAGATGTGCGGGAGGTACCACAGTACAGCGGCTCCTGTGACGACAAGATGAAACCCAAAAAGCTCAACTTTTGCCGCCATGTGCTGGCTGCGTGGGCAATGGGGGCCGAG GCTTTTTACTATCCCCCTGATGCAGGCCTGGCCATAGGTGGACCTGGTTCTTCAAGGTTTCTTCGTCTGGAAGTCCATTACCACAACCCTCTCCTTATATCTG GCAGGCATGATTCATCTGGGATACGACTGCATTACACTCACAACCTGAGGCGGTACGATGCAGGGATCATGGAGCTGGGCCTCGTTTACACTCCTGTCATGGCGATCCCTCCAAAGCAGCATATCTTCTATCTTACTGGGTATTGCACATCTAAGTGCACCCGGACT GCTTTGCCTCCAGGAGGTATCTATGTGTTTGCCTCCCAGCTGCACACCCACCTGGCTGGCCGTGGGGTCAGAACAGTTTTGGTGAGGGGAGGGAAAGAGCTGGACGTGGTACAGGAAGACCAACACTTCAGTACAGAGTACCAG GGCGACGTCCTCATTACAAAGTGTACTTACAACACCGAGGACAGGAGCAAGCCTACAGTG GGAGGTTTTGGCATCATGGAGGAAATGTGCGTCAATTATATTCATTACTACCCTCGGACTCAACTGGAGCTCTGCAAGAGCCACGTTGACCCAGGGTacctgcagaaatattttagcttCATTAACAG GTTCCATGGAAAtgaccagtgtgtgtgtggtgatgTTGGTGTGACAGATCAGTATGCTCAGCTGCACTGGGACGATTTTGCCGGAGAAGTGCTGGACTCTCTTTATAACACGGCTCCCATCTCCATGCACTGCAATCAGTCCACTGCACGCCTCTTTCCT GGTGAATGGGAAAAACAGCCCCTGCCTGAAGTCACCTCCATCCTGCCAAAACATCGCTACCCCTGTGAAGGAGGTGCAGAGTCGTACAGCTGA